A single region of the Gracilibacillus caseinilyticus genome encodes:
- a CDS encoding DUF6161 domain-containing protein, translating into MDKTKTQEDNIQILLDYFKSMNYQFEKYPSNNVGNYYDLKKLKSFINNEVEFWDDVVNNFNITETAKFPILLVSQNFNNINKNIEYLLKNETEDIDSKKKRLDTVLNTIKGNKFPCIFSISNEAKIIKMLSDNKSIRTINGFLKGYFSPREHQHLKISNNEFLNNEFILGITIASKLLYPEITSDLNDEYYRNLEELVENTNINSVNVINSLNKSSNEIKEKFTSFLNEINQERENYSERNEVFLNEKQETFLKLENKYKEHLKLKEPAEYWNVAANEYENRGEKWRNWSLGSSIIFISILTVILIFTNVKNTLDLSSVKFTIILTVIISVGFLIINLFIKLSTSNFHLANDAHERHHLTYVYLALLNETEFSPEEKNIVLQALFSRSDSGNKS; encoded by the coding sequence TTGGATAAGACAAAAACACAGGAAGATAATATACAAATACTTTTAGACTATTTCAAGTCAATGAATTATCAGTTTGAAAAATATCCTAGTAATAATGTTGGAAACTACTACGATTTAAAGAAACTAAAGAGTTTTATAAATAATGAAGTTGAGTTTTGGGATGATGTTGTTAATAATTTCAACATTACAGAAACCGCGAAATTTCCAATTTTATTAGTATCGCAAAATTTTAACAATATAAATAAAAATATAGAATATTTGTTAAAAAATGAAACTGAAGATATCGATAGTAAAAAGAAAAGATTAGATACAGTATTGAATACGATTAAAGGAAATAAATTTCCATGTATTTTTTCGATTAGCAATGAAGCAAAAATTATAAAAATGTTAAGCGATAACAAGTCCATCAGAACTATTAATGGATTTTTGAAAGGTTATTTTAGTCCGAGAGAACATCAACATCTAAAAATAAGTAATAATGAATTTTTAAACAATGAATTTATTTTAGGTATAACAATAGCAAGTAAGTTATTATACCCTGAAATCACCAGTGACCTAAATGATGAATACTATCGAAACCTCGAAGAATTAGTTGAAAATACAAATATTAATAGTGTGAATGTGATAAATTCACTAAATAAATCATCTAACGAGATAAAGGAAAAATTCACTTCTTTTTTAAATGAAATTAATCAAGAAAGAGAGAATTATTCAGAAAGAAATGAAGTTTTTTTGAATGAAAAACAAGAAACTTTTTTAAAGTTGGAAAACAAATATAAAGAGCATCTAAAATTAAAAGAACCAGCAGAATATTGGAATGTAGCTGCAAATGAATATGAAAACAGAGGTGAAAAATGGAGGAATTGGTCTTTGGGGTCTAGTATAATATTTATTTCTATTTTAACTGTGATATTAATATTTACGAATGTTAAAAACACTCTTGATCTAAGTTCAGTAAAATTTACAATAATACTAACTGTGATTATTTCTGTTGGTTTTTTAATTATTAATCTCTTTATAAAATTGTCTACTTCTAATTTTCATTTAGCTAATGATGCTCATGAAAGACATCATTTAACTTATGTATACCTAGCGCTTTTAAATGAAACTGAATTTAGTCCAGAAGAAAAAAATATTGTCTTACAAGCCCTATTTTCTAGGTCAGATAGTGGTAACAAAAGCTGA
- a CDS encoding DUF5391 family protein, with translation MKKRVVITTLLSAILFCSMMTLSSASPLADSGPNTNTFNSIGMWLAIIMILMFYIIPLILYMTGMDTMKYVLAVFCGIGLLINLALIPINLLIGEVSGQNAPITMAVIAICAATCVVNIIWYVIAFRSRKALQDS, from the coding sequence ATGAAAAAACGTGTGGTTATCACCACTTTATTATCAGCTATTCTCTTTTGCTCCATGATGACACTAAGCTCCGCTTCGCCACTTGCTGATTCGGGACCAAACACGAATACATTTAACTCAATAGGTATGTGGCTTGCAATCATTATGATTCTTATGTTTTACATAATCCCTTTGATCCTTTATATGACTGGAATGGATACTATGAAATATGTGCTGGCAGTATTTTGTGGTATAGGGTTATTAATTAACTTAGCTTTAATTCCCATAAACCTGCTAATTGGTGAAGTTTCCGGTCAGAACGCCCCTATCACTATGGCTGTAATAGCTATATGTGCGGCTACATGCGTTGTTAATATTATATGGTATGTGATTGCTTTTCGCAGCAGAAAGGCATTGCAAGATTCGTAA